A genomic window from Chlorogloeopsis sp. ULAP01 includes:
- the cobM gene encoding precorrin-4 C(11)-methyltransferase, which produces MRKYTKDLSNDNYLDCLKPSVYIVGAGPGDPDLLTIKAQKLLMAADVVLFADSLVPQQILEFCREDAEIIRTANKTLEEILPMMIERVRSQKSVVRLHSGDPSLYSAIHEQMQLLAEAEIPFEVVPGISAFQAAAAKLKVELTVPGLVQTIILSRISGRTEVPPKEELASLAAHQASLCLYLSARHIEATQAKLLEHYPADTPVAICFRLGWPDEKIWIVPLNQMADCTQKEKLIRTTLYVISPALTEATAHLPSMGVARSRLYHPEHSHIFRPRG; this is translated from the coding sequence ATGCGTAAATATACTAAAGATTTAAGTAATGATAATTATCTTGATTGCCTAAAACCATCTGTGTATATTGTGGGAGCAGGGCCAGGCGATCCAGATTTATTAACCATTAAGGCACAGAAACTGCTAATGGCTGCGGATGTAGTTTTATTTGCTGATTCTCTCGTGCCACAACAGATTTTAGAATTTTGTCGGGAAGACGCGGAAATCATTCGGACAGCAAACAAGACTTTAGAAGAAATATTGCCGATGATGATAGAACGGGTGCGATCGCAAAAGTCTGTCGTCCGTCTTCACTCTGGTGATCCCAGTCTCTATAGTGCTATCCACGAGCAAATGCAACTGCTAGCTGAAGCAGAAATTCCCTTTGAAGTCGTTCCCGGTATTAGCGCCTTTCAAGCTGCCGCCGCCAAACTGAAAGTAGAACTGACTGTTCCCGGTTTAGTTCAAACTATTATTCTCAGCCGCATCAGTGGACGCACAGAAGTCCCCCCCAAGGAGGAATTAGCTTCCCTCGCTGCCCATCAGGCAAGCCTGTGCCTATACCTGAGCGCTCGCCACATTGAAGCAACCCAAGCCAAATTACTGGAACATTATCCAGCTGATACTCCTGTGGCAATTTGCTTCCGTTTGGGCTGGCCTGATGAAAAAATATGGATTGTCCCTCTCAATCAAATGGCAGATTGTACTCAAAAAGAAAAGTTAATTCGCACCACGCTTTATGTAATTAGTCCTGCATTAACAGAAGCAACAGCGCATTTACCAAGTATGGGCGTAGCGCGATCGCGTTTATATCATCCCGAACACAGCCATATATTTCGTCCTAGAGGATAA
- the glsA gene encoding glutaminase A, producing MANQEDLQIASLPLQSFLDDLHDKYKSEQEGAVADYIPELAKVNPDAFSICIATVNGEVYEVGDYNQLFTIQSISKVFVYGLALDDHGRDYILTRVGVEPTGDVFNAIVLDEQSKRPYNPMVNAGAIATTSLIKGFGASERLNRMLDMFRRYISHDVFVDIAVFTSERTTGHRNRAMAHLMLNFGMIDEPIDEALDLYFQQCAVMVNCHDLAVMAATLANKGINPIAKEQAVDSRYIKDILSVMYTCGMYNFAGEWAYKVGLPAKSGVSGGIIAVVPNQMGIAVFSPRLDSRGNSVRGVKVCEELSQHFGLHLFECSHSKCN from the coding sequence ATGGCCAACCAAGAAGATTTACAGATAGCCTCATTGCCACTTCAATCTTTTCTAGATGACTTGCATGACAAGTACAAGTCAGAGCAAGAGGGTGCGGTAGCAGACTACATCCCAGAACTAGCAAAGGTAAACCCAGATGCTTTTAGTATTTGTATAGCCACCGTTAATGGTGAAGTTTATGAAGTTGGAGATTATAACCAGCTATTTACGATTCAATCGATATCTAAAGTGTTTGTGTATGGATTAGCACTAGATGATCACGGGCGAGATTATATATTGACTAGAGTTGGTGTAGAACCTACAGGAGATGTATTCAACGCCATTGTATTGGATGAGCAATCAAAGCGACCTTACAACCCAATGGTGAATGCGGGAGCGATCGCCACCACCAGTTTGATCAAGGGGTTTGGTGCTAGTGAACGTCTCAACCGGATGTTAGATATGTTCCGCAGATACATTAGTCATGATGTATTTGTTGATATAGCGGTATTTACATCCGAGCGCACCACCGGACATCGCAACCGGGCAATGGCGCACCTCATGCTCAACTTCGGCATGATTGATGAACCAATAGATGAAGCATTAGATCTTTACTTCCAGCAGTGTGCTGTAATGGTAAATTGCCACGACTTAGCAGTGATGGCAGCAACTTTAGCTAATAAAGGCATCAATCCGATCGCAAAAGAACAAGCAGTTGATAGCCGTTATATCAAAGATATTCTCAGCGTCATGTACACTTGCGGAATGTATAATTTTGCAGGCGAATGGGCTTACAAAGTTGGTCTTCCTGCCAAAAGTGGTGTTTCTGGTGGGATTATCGCCGTAGTTCCGAATCAAATGGGAATAGCAGTGTTTTCACCCCGACTAGACTCACGTGGTAATAGCGTGCGAGGGGTAAAAGTGTGTGAGGAACTTTCCCAGCATTTTGGTTTGCACTTATTTGAGTGTTCCCATAGCAAATGCAATTAA
- a CDS encoding phenylpyruvate tautomerase MIF-related protein, translating into MPLIKVQTSVSTPEKTEVEAMLKGLSAKLAKHTGKPESYVMTTFEGEVPMTFAGTTDPVCYIEIKSVGTMKPDQTQAMSQDFCQEVNQKLGVPKNRIYIEFADAKGFMWGWNGTTFG; encoded by the coding sequence ATGCCGTTAATTAAAGTTCAAACTTCTGTATCTACACCAGAAAAAACTGAAGTTGAAGCAATGCTTAAAGGCTTGTCAGCCAAATTAGCTAAACATACGGGAAAACCAGAATCTTATGTCATGACAACTTTTGAGGGTGAGGTTCCCATGACTTTTGCTGGAACTACAGATCCAGTTTGCTACATAGAAATTAAAAGTGTTGGCACAATGAAGCCAGATCAAACTCAAGCGATGAGTCAAGACTTTTGCCAGGAAGTGAATCAAAAGCTGGGTGTACCCAAAAATCGAATTTATATTGAGTTTGCTGATGCCAAAGGCTTTATGTGGGGGTGGAATGGCACAACCTTTGGTTGA
- the ada gene encoding bifunctional DNA-binding transcriptional regulator/O6-methylguanine-DNA methyltransferase Ada, translating into MQQVSLSEEILWQAINSRDTSFDGVFFYGVRSTCIYCRPSCPSRKPKRNQITFFRESQEAEAVGYRACKRCQPQYSIAPNSAYAKVLATCRYIEAQTEHIPTLAELGAHVSTSPTHLQRIFKRMTGVTPFQYADVCRMERFKKRLKQGDTIANALYETGYGASSRLYEKAPQQLGMTPASYQKHGQGETIRYAIASSPLGEILVAATTRGLCCVRLGETATALLEELKQEFAGASLQSGDDELYAWTQALVDYLSGRSICPNLPLDVQATAFQLLVWEALRKIPIGTTASYSDIANAIAQPKSVRAVARACATNPVALVIPCHRVVQKDGGLGGYRWGVSRKEALLNLEQGLGRGE; encoded by the coding sequence ATGCAGCAAGTTTCATTATCTGAAGAAATTCTTTGGCAGGCTATCAATAGTCGAGACACAAGTTTTGATGGAGTGTTTTTCTATGGTGTACGCTCCACTTGCATCTACTGCCGCCCAAGTTGCCCTAGTCGCAAACCTAAGCGCAATCAGATTACCTTCTTTAGAGAGTCTCAAGAAGCTGAAGCAGTAGGTTATCGAGCGTGCAAGCGCTGTCAACCACAATATTCAATAGCACCAAATTCTGCCTATGCTAAAGTGTTGGCAACTTGTCGTTACATTGAAGCGCAAACAGAGCATATCCCTACACTTGCTGAATTAGGCGCTCATGTGTCCACAAGTCCCACGCATTTGCAAAGAATATTCAAGCGGATGACTGGTGTAACGCCATTTCAATATGCAGATGTTTGCCGAATGGAAAGATTTAAAAAACGCTTGAAACAAGGGGATACGATCGCTAATGCACTTTATGAAACTGGGTATGGAGCAAGTAGCCGTCTTTACGAAAAAGCACCGCAACAGTTAGGTATGACACCAGCTTCCTATCAAAAACATGGCCAGGGCGAGACTATTCGTTATGCGATCGCCTCTTCGCCTCTTGGAGAAATATTAGTAGCAGCCACTACAAGGGGTTTATGCTGTGTACGGCTGGGGGAAACAGCAACAGCACTACTAGAGGAGTTAAAACAAGAGTTTGCAGGTGCATCACTCCAGTCTGGTGACGATGAGCTTTATGCTTGGACTCAGGCTTTAGTGGACTACCTCAGTGGAAGAAGCATTTGTCCCAATCTACCCCTAGACGTGCAAGCTACTGCATTTCAACTTCTAGTTTGGGAGGCTTTACGAAAAATACCAATCGGAACCACAGCTAGCTATAGTGACATTGCCAATGCGATCGCGCAACCAAAATCTGTACGGGCTGTAGCAAGAGCTTGTGCTACTAACCCCGTTGCACTAGTTATTCCTTGCCATCGCGTAGTTCAAAAAGATGGTGGTTTAGGAGGTTACCGCTGGGGAGTTAGTCGTAAAGAAGCGCTGCTCAATCTTGAACAGGGGCTAGGGAGAGGGGAATGA
- a CDS encoding flavin reductase family protein translates to MLDEQAKKTMLQKIPHGLYICGVKDGEEVNGFTLSWLMQASFKPPLVVICVNQNSISHQMIKNSGFFAVSFLEEGQKDLAQKFFKQMRRVGNKFEDVEFYLGKTGCPIISDSLGYIECQVVDVVARGDHTIFVGEVTSAGVHREGKQMLLETTGWQYGG, encoded by the coding sequence ATGCTCGACGAACAGGCTAAAAAAACGATGCTACAGAAAATTCCCCACGGATTGTATATATGTGGTGTCAAAGATGGGGAAGAAGTCAACGGTTTCACTCTTAGCTGGTTAATGCAAGCTTCATTTAAGCCTCCCTTAGTCGTAATTTGTGTCAATCAAAATTCCATATCCCATCAAATGATTAAAAATAGCGGCTTCTTTGCTGTCAGCTTTTTGGAAGAAGGACAAAAAGACTTAGCGCAAAAGTTCTTCAAGCAGATGCGCCGGGTTGGTAATAAATTTGAGGATGTAGAATTTTATCTGGGCAAAACTGGCTGTCCGATTATTTCGGACTCCTTGGGATACATTGAGTGTCAGGTTGTCGATGTAGTGGCTCGTGGCGATCACACTATCTTTGTTGGTGAAGTCACATCTGCTGGCGTTCACCGTGAAGGTAAACAGATGTTACTGGAAACTACAGGCTGGCAGTATGGTGGCTAA
- a CDS encoding septal ring lytic transglycosylase RlpA family protein codes for MNQKHLWTVVAVVSTVLGTPFIGRSETTQKTAQASPTQPSGDVVKVGEYKSPTANPVSNAALIAKIHTHEMAGRPAATLYIRDIPVLTFTGNKPVASTETKVGEIANVNGVYKTLDPSSATKVATTGGTVPVVGNQANSAQNDPVQRASVVAAKVNQLVQDKVDAGKITVSWRAKDASTAASVSQNKSLAAQASANGRFVVKANNKELVEINENTRLADTTKDLAQDALQVTNRLRRLIGNASPLNEIADLPQVRVPMSIPKLPQKVAGQVLASFRGIASFYGYDFAGNRTATGERFNPEAMTAAHRSLPFGTRVRVTNTRNGRSVVVRINDRGPFIRGRVIDLSTGAARVLGMIGSGLAPVRIEVLGR; via the coding sequence ATGAATCAAAAACATTTGTGGACTGTTGTCGCTGTTGTTAGCACCGTTTTGGGGACACCGTTTATTGGACGTTCTGAAACGACACAAAAGACAGCTCAAGCCTCTCCTACCCAACCTTCTGGTGATGTGGTCAAAGTGGGAGAATATAAATCCCCAACAGCGAATCCTGTTTCTAATGCGGCTCTGATCGCAAAGATTCACACGCATGAAATGGCAGGTCGCCCGGCGGCAACTCTCTATATCCGCGATATCCCCGTTCTCACCTTTACAGGCAACAAGCCAGTAGCCAGCACAGAAACGAAAGTTGGTGAAATCGCTAATGTTAACGGGGTATACAAAACTCTTGATCCCAGCAGCGCTACCAAGGTAGCAACAACTGGTGGAACAGTTCCAGTTGTTGGCAATCAAGCAAACTCTGCTCAAAACGACCCAGTGCAAAGAGCTAGTGTAGTAGCAGCGAAAGTCAACCAGTTAGTCCAGGACAAAGTGGACGCTGGCAAGATTACTGTCAGTTGGAGAGCAAAAGATGCATCTACAGCAGCATCAGTAAGCCAAAATAAAAGTCTAGCTGCTCAGGCTTCGGCTAACGGTCGTTTTGTTGTTAAAGCCAATAACAAAGAACTCGTAGAAATTAATGAGAATACGCGGTTAGCAGATACGACTAAAGATTTGGCACAAGACGCACTACAAGTAACCAATCGACTGCGCAGACTCATAGGTAACGCATCTCCCTTAAATGAAATTGCCGACTTACCGCAAGTGCGCGTACCTATGTCAATACCAAAGTTGCCACAGAAAGTAGCAGGACAAGTACTTGCTAGCTTCAGAGGCATAGCTTCCTTTTATGGCTACGATTTTGCTGGCAATCGTACTGCTACAGGTGAGAGGTTCAATCCAGAGGCAATGACAGCTGCCCATCGCAGCTTACCCTTTGGAACGCGAGTACGTGTTACCAACACCCGCAATGGTCGTTCCGTTGTTGTACGCATTAATGATAGAGGGCCATTCATTCGTGGTCGAGTTATTGACCTTTCCACGGGTGCAGCGAGGGTTTTGGGAATGATAGGTAGCGGACTTGCACCAGTCAGAATAGAAGTCTTGGGCAGGTAA
- a CDS encoding DMT family transporter: MQKLSMGISEWLLLITLSVLWGGSFFLIKIALKDLPPLTVVLYRVSLAAIALTIFVFISRKRMPASLSLWREFLVMGALNNLIPFSLIVWGQTQINSSLAAILNATTPLFTILLAHFFTQDERLTPNRLVGVFLGLCGVIVLIGLNTLHGLSLNSLGQLAILGAACSYGCAGIYGRRFKTLPATVTAVGMLLSTTILLLPLVLLVDRPWTLHLSTVTKLAVLGLSLFSTAIAYLIYFRILAVAGATNLLLVTFLIPISALVLGIFVLGEQLQWTEFGGMVLIFASLAVIDGRLISRLWHPTSEI; encoded by the coding sequence ATGCAAAAACTCTCAATGGGCATTTCAGAGTGGCTACTTCTCATCACCCTTTCTGTATTGTGGGGTGGCTCATTCTTTTTGATTAAAATTGCTCTTAAAGATTTGCCACCACTTACAGTTGTTTTATACAGGGTTAGTTTAGCTGCGATCGCACTGACTATCTTTGTCTTTATCAGTAGGAAACGAATGCCTGCTTCTTTGAGCTTGTGGCGTGAATTTTTGGTGATGGGAGCATTGAATAACCTCATCCCATTTAGCTTGATTGTTTGGGGACAAACCCAAATTAACAGTAGCCTCGCTGCGATTCTCAACGCAACAACACCTTTATTCACAATTTTGCTAGCTCACTTTTTTACTCAAGATGAGCGTCTGACACCTAACCGTTTAGTTGGAGTTTTTTTGGGATTATGTGGTGTCATTGTATTGATTGGACTAAATACATTACATGGGCTGAGTCTAAATAGTCTTGGACAATTAGCTATTTTAGGTGCTGCTTGCTCCTACGGTTGTGCGGGAATCTACGGTCGTCGTTTCAAAACTTTGCCTGCTACTGTCACCGCGGTAGGAATGCTACTAAGTACAACAATTCTGCTCTTGCCGCTAGTATTGCTGGTAGATCGCCCTTGGACTTTACATTTGAGTACTGTTACTAAATTAGCTGTGCTGGGATTGTCTTTATTCAGTACGGCAATTGCTTACTTAATATATTTTCGTATCTTAGCTGTAGCAGGTGCAACTAACCTATTATTAGTAACATTTTTAATACCAATTAGCGCTTTGGTTTTAGGCATATTTGTTCTGGGCGAGCAACTGCAATGGACTGAATTTGGAGGCATGGTGTTAATTTTTGCTAGCCTTGCCGTAATTGATGGAAGGTTGATTTCTCGTCTATGGCATCCGACTTCAGAAATTTGA